The genomic window TTCCGCCACCTCGTCCTGGACGTCTGAGGGCGAAGGGGGCGGGAGTCAGCTGACGGGGACGGGGACGTGGAAGCGGTCGAGGGTCGCCGAGTCGAAGGCCAGCTCGGTCCACGGGCCGCAGTAGCGCAGCACCGCCACTGCGCCGGGCGGGAACCCCTCGGCGAGCAGGTCGTGCGCGGGCGCCGACCCGTCGCCGTCGGCGAGCAGGCTGGCCGCTGCCGGCAGGCCCGGCGCGTGGCCGACGACGAGGAGCACGCTGGCGTCCTCGCGGGCCTCGCGCACGACGGCGAGAACCTCCTCGGCGCCGGCGTTGTAGAGCCGGTGCTCGATCTCGACCTCGGCCTCGGCGCAGCCGCCCGCGGCGATCTCGGCCATGGTCTCGCGGGTGCGTTGGGCCGGTGAGCACATCACCTCGTCGCAACCGATGCCCTGCTCGACCAGCCAGCGCCCGACGTCCTGGGCCTCCTCCCTCCCGGCGTCGGTCAGGCTGCGCTCGCGATCGTCCTGACCGGCACTCGCGGACTCTGCCGAGGCGTGCCGCAGCAGGACGAGGGTCCGGTCCTCCGCTGACGTCGTCATGATCTGAGTGTGGCCCGCCCCACAGCGGATTACCACCCCCGACGCGGCAGACGTCACCGATCCGCCACTGCTGTGGCGACGACGTGGCGTCAGGAGGGGTTGACCACGTTGAGCGGCTCCTCGCCCACGGCGAGGAGGCGCAGCTGACGGCGCAGCAGATCGACCATCCGCGGCCGGAAGGCGTCGGTGACGCCACCGGTGTGCGGGCTGATGATCACGCCGGGCTCGCTCCACAGCGGGTGGTCGGACGGCAGCGGCTCCGGGTCGGTGACGTCGAGGGCGAAGCGCAGCCGTCCCGTGTGCCGCAGCGCCGCCTGAGTGTCCAGGGCCGGACCACGTCCGACGTTGACGACGAGCGCGTCGTCGGCCAGGGCCGAGAGCGCCTCCTCGCCGAGGATGCCGGTCGTGGCGTCGGTCCCCGGCAGCACCGAGACCACGATGTCCTGCTCGGGCAGCAGGTCGGCCAGCTCGTCGATGCCGTGGACCCGGTCCACGAGGTCGTCCCCGCCCCGTGCCCGCGAGGCCACCGCCGTCATGTCCACCTCGAAGGGGGCCAGTCGCGCCGCGATCGCCGATCCCACGGAGCCGTAGCCCAGGAGGAGGATGCGCTTGTCGGCCAGGCCCGGCCGGAAGTGGCGGGGCAGCCACTCCCCCTTCGCCTGGGCAGTGGCGAACTCGTCGAAGCCGCGCTGGGAGGCGAGCACGAGGGCCACCGCCAGCTCGGACGTCGCCGCGTCGTGGACCCCTTGCGCGTTGGCCAGGGCGACGCCCTCGGGGATCACCGGCAGCGCAGCGTCGTGGCCGGCGGAGAGCAGCTGCACGAAGCGCACGGACGGCTTGCCGCCCACCGGCTCGATCTGCGCGGTGGACGCCATGTACGGCGCGACGAAGACCTCGACGTCCTCCCCCGGAGGTGGCTGTGTGGGGTCCCAGACGATCGGGTTCACGCCCTCGATCGGTCCCACGTCGTCGAGCCAGGTCTGGTCAGGGAAAGAGACGGTCAGCATGCCCCTCATCGTAGGCATGCCGACCGCTGGAGTGGCTCAGTCCTCGACGCCGAGCTTGTCGAGGATGAGCGCGCGGGCCTTGCCGGCGTCGGCCTGACCCTTCATCTCCTTCATCACCTGGCCGATGAGGGCACCGGCCGCCTGGACCTTGCCGCCGCGGATCTTCTCGGCGATGTCGGGATTGTCCGCGATGACCGTCTCGACCGCACCCTCCAGGGCGCCGTCGTCCCGGACCAGCTCCAGGCCGCGGGCGTCGGCGACCTGTGTCGGGCCCCCTTCGCCGTCGAGGACGCCCTCGAGGACCTGGCGGGCCATCTTGTCGTTGAGCCGACCGGCGCTGACCATCGACTCCAACTCGGCCACGTGGGCCGGCGTCAGACCGACCTGCTCGGCGTACCCGACGAGGTCGGTCGCGGCCTCGTTCGCGCGGCGGGACGGCTCGCCGAGCCACCACTTGCGGGCCGACTGCGGCTTCGCCCCGGCCGCGACGGTGGCCTCGATGAGCTCGCTGGCGCCGGCGTTGAGCACGTCGCGCATCTCCAGGTCGGAGTAGCCCCACTCGTCCTGCAGCCGCTTGCGACGCTCCGCGGGCGGCTCGGGCAGGGTCGCGCGCAGCTCCTCGACACGCTCGCGCGTGGGTGCGACGGGCACCAGGTCGGGCTCGGGGAAGTACCGGTAGTCCTCCGCGTCGGACTTCTCACGGCCGCTGGTGGTGATGCCGGTGTCCTCGTGCCAGTGGCGCGTCTCCTGCAGGATCGAGCCACCGCCGGTCAGGACGGCCGCGTGGCGGCAGACCTCGTAGCGCACGGCCCGCTCGACGGATCGCAGGGAGTTGACGTTCTTGGTCTCGGAGCGGGTGCCGAGCGGGACCTCGAGCTGCTCGGGTGCCACGGCGTCGTCGCCTGCCCGGGCGCGCAGGGAGAGGTTGACGTCGCAGCGCATGGAGCCCTGCTCCATCTTCACGTCGGAGACGTCCAGCGCCCGCAGCAGGTCACGCAGTGCGGAGACGTAGGCCTTGGCGACCTCCGGAGCACGCTCGCCCGCCCCGACGATCGGCCTGGTGACGATCTCGATGAGGGGGATCCCGGCCCGGTTGAAGTCGACGAGCGAGTACTCGGCGCCCTGGATGCGACCGGTGGAGCCACCGATGTGCATGCTCTTGCCCGTGTCCTCCTCCATGTGCGCGCGCTCGATCTCCACTCTGAAGGTCTCGGTGCCCTCGCCGGAGCGGGCCGGGATCTCCACGTCGAGGTAGCCGTCGAAGGCGATCGGCTCGTCGTACTGGGAGGTCTGGAAGTTCTTCGGCATGTCCGGGTAGAAGTAGTTCTTCCGGGCGAAGCGGCACCACTGCGCGATCTCGCAGTTCAGGGCCAGCCCGATCCGGATCGCCGACTCGACACCGGTCTCGTTGACCACCGGCAGGGCGCCAGGCAGGCCGAGGCAGACCGGGCAGACCTGGGTGTTGGGATCGGCGCCGAAGCCGGTGGCACAGCCGCAGAACATCTTGGTGTTCGTGCCGAGCTCGACGTGGACCTCCAGACCCATCACCGGGTCGAAGGTGGTCAGGGCCTCGTCGTACCCGAGGACCTCGTCGGTGGTGGTGCTCGCCATGTCTCAGGCTCCCTTCGTGGTGGCCAGGTCGGGGGCCTGCTGCAGCAGCTGACCGCCCCAGGCGGAGACGAGGCGCTGCTCGAGGGCGGCGCCGACGGTGTACAGGCGATCATCGGCCATGGCCGGGGCGAGGACCTGGAAGCCTGCGGGCAGGCCGTCCTCGGCGAGACCACTCGGCAGGGACATGCCGGGCAGCCCGGCGAGGTTGGCCGGGATCGTCGCGATGTCCCCGGCGTACATGGCGGTCGGGTCGCTGGTCTTCTCACCGAAGCGGAAGGCCGTCGTCGGGGCGGTCGGGCTGACGAGGACGTCCGCGGTCTCGAAGGCCCGGGCGAAGTCGTCGGCGATGAGGCGACGCACCTTCTGGGCGTTGCCGTAGTAGGCGTCGTAGTAGCCCGAGGACAGGGCATAGGTGCCCAGGATGATGCGGCGCTTGACCTCCGCACCGAAGCCGGCGTCGCGGCTGGCCGCCATGACCTGCTCGGCGCTGGGCGCATCGACGCCCTGCGGACCGACCCGCAGTCCGTAGCGCATCGCGTCGAAGCGGGCGAGGTTGCTGCTCGCCTCGCTCGGCATGATCAGGTAGTACGCCCCGAGCGCGTAGACGAAGTTGGGGCAGGAGACCTCGACGACCTCGGCACCGGCGTCGACCAGGTGCTGCACGGCCTCGTCGAAGCGGGCCTGGACCTGCGGCGCGAAGCCCTGGCCGGTCAGCTCCTTGACGATGCCGACCCTCATGCCGGAGACGTCCGCACGCCGGGCGGCACCGACGACGTCGGGGACGGGAGCGTCGATGGAGGTCGAGTCGAGCGGGTCGTGCCCGGCCATGACCTCGTGCAGGAGTGCCGTGTCCATCACGGTGCGCGCGCAGGGACCGGCCTGGTCGAGGGAGGAGGCCATCGCGATCAGCCCGTAGCGCGACATCGCGCCATAGGTCGGCTTCACGCCGACCGAGCCGGTCAGGGCCGCCGGCTGACGGATCGAGCCGCCGGTGTCGGTCCCCGTGGCGAAGGGGGCTTGCCAGGACGAGACGGCCGCGCTGGAGCCACCGCCGGAGCCGCCGGGGGTGCGGTCGAGGTCCCACGGGTTGCGGGTCGGGCCGAAGGCGGAGTGCTCCGTCGAGGAGCCCATCGCGAACTCGTCCATGTTGGTCTTGCCGAGGATCGGCAGACCGGCGGCCTTCAGCTTGGCCACGACCGTGGCGTCATAGGGCGGGACCCAGCCCTGAAGCATCTTCGACCCGGCGGTCGTCGGGATGCCGGTCGTGGTCATCACGTCCTTGACGGCGATGGGGACGCCGGCGAGGCGGTGGAGGTCCTCCCCCTTCGCCCGGCGCTCGTCGACGGCACGGGCCTGCGCCAGGGCGGACTCGCCCGAGACGTGGAGGTAGGCGCCGATGGTCTCGTCCACGGCCTCGATCCGGTCGAGGTGGGCGCGGGTGACCTGCTCCGAGGAGAGGTCACCGCAAGCCAGCGCGTCGGCGAGCGCGGCAGCGGTCATGCGGGTGGGGTCACTCACGTGGGGTCCTTCGCGGGGAGGTCGTCAGTCGTCAGTCTTCGGTGAGGATGCGCGGCACGGCGAATCGGGACAGCTCCGAGTCCGGTGCGCCGGCGAGGGCTTCCTGCGGGGTCAGCGAGGGACGAACCTCGTCCGGGCGGGTGACGTTGGTGATCGGCATGGGGTGGCTCATCGGCGTCACGTCCGCGATCGGCGCCTGCTGCACCGCCTCCACGGAGGTGATGATCTGGCCGAGCTCACCGACCATGGTGTCGAGCTCGGCGCCGGAGAGGTCGATGCGGGCCAACGAGGCCAGGTGGGCCACGTCGTCACGGGAGAGGTCTGCCATGCGCGACAGTCTAGGAGTTGGCGGGCGGTGCCCGGTCCCCGGTCGTTCGGCGGACCTCCCTCTGCAGGCTACTTGCGGGTACGACGGGCACCTCGCGCCCCGCTCGTGCGTCGAATCCCTCAAACACAGGCCTCTGGCTCCGCCCGGTCCCGCAGGTGCACGTCGTACCCGCAGGTCACTTCACCTGTGGACAACCGTGCGCACGTGACGGCTCATGCGACAACGATGCGGGAGATGGATGTGGCACAGGTTCTCCACGACCTCGGGGGGGTCGCCTCCCGCGCCGAGCTACTCACGCAGGTCACCGAGGGGGCGTTGCGTCGAGCCGTGGCCTCCGGCGCCGTCATGCGCCAGTCGCGAGGCCGCTATGCCCTGCCCACCACCCCGAGGATCGGTGAGCGCGCCGAGCTCACGGAACTGGCGGAGGCCGGACGGCGCGCGGCCCACGCGGTCTCCGGCACTGCGATCCTGCTGAGCGCGACCGCGCGGTGGGGGTGGCCGACCAAGTGGGTACCCACCAAGCCTCAGGTCGCACTCCCTCGCAACCGCAGGGTCACCCCGCGCGTGCGCCGAGCCTTCGATGTGCGCTTCCGCGACGTGCCCTCGAGTGACCGCGAGGACGGCTGGGTGACCTCTCGGGTGCGCACCGCGCTCGACTGCGCCAGTCTCCTTGAGCCGGACGAGGCGGTCGCGGTCCTGGACTCCGCGCTGCGCGAAGGTACGGTCGACAGGGACGAGTTGCTCCTCGCGGCGGCGGGCTTGGCCCCGTTGTACCGCCGGAAGGTCGATGAGCTGGTCCGGTTCGCCGATCCGCTGGCTGCCAACCCCTTCGAGTCGGTGCTGCGCTGGATCGTCTCCGACATCCCCGGGTTGGGCGTGCAACCCCAGGTGCGCGTCACCGACGACGACGGCCTGATCGGCATCGTCGACCTCGCCGATGAGCAGCTGCGGATCGTCATCGAAGCGGATTCCTTCGAGTGGCACGGCCAGCGCGAGGCCCTCGAGCGGGACTGCATCCGCTACAACCGCCTGATCGCGCAGGGGTGGCTGGTGCTGCGCTTCAGCTGGGATCAGGTCATGCACCACCCGGAGCGGGTCCGTGAGCTGGTCCGTCGCACCGTCGTCCAGAGCTACCTGCGGGTACGACGTGCACCTCCCTCTGGGCTGGCACCCTGAAGGCGGGGATACGGGGCAAGCAGCACAGCCCAGCGACACAGGTGCACGTCGTACCCGCAAGTAACACTCGGAGACAGCAGCAAAGACGGTCAGAGCAACGGCACCGTTGCGCGGGTGCGCTCGACGCTGCCGCGATCGATGTCGGCGACGAGCACGTCCTCTCCCCCGCCCAGACGGGCGCGCACCTCACCGGTCGGGTCGGCCAGGGCGGAGCGGCCGATGCCGAAGGGCCCGTTGATCGCGTCCTTCGTCCACGCCTGCCCGACGGCGAGCAGCCAGGCCTGGGCATCGTGGGCGCGGGCTCTTGTGAGCAGATCCCACTGCGACGCCTTGCCGGGGCCGTCGCCCCACGAGGCGGGCAGCACGACGAGCTCGGCGCCGCGACGCCCCAGCTGGGTGAACTGCTCGCCGAAACGCACGTCGTAGCAGGTCGCCAGGCCGACGGTCCATCCCTCGACGTCGACGGTGACGAGCTCGTCGCCGGGTGCGACGGTGTCGGACTCCTTGGACCCGAAGGCGTCGTAGAGATGGACCTTGCGGTAGGTCGTCTCACTCGTCCCGGGACCGGTGACGAGGAGGGTGTTGTGCACCCGGGTGCGGTCCCTCCCCTTCGAGGCTCCTCCGTCACACCTCAGGACACCGCCTTCGTCCGTCGTGATCGCGTCCGCCGGGGTGAACATCCCGACGACCACGGTCACACCGTGCTCGTGCGCGAGCGCACGGACGCCGTCGGCGAAGCGTCCGTCCAGGGGCTCGGCGACAGTGTCGAGCCGCCCGGCGAAGGAGGCCATCGCCGCCTCGGGATGCACGACGAGGCGTGCGCCACGCTCGGCGGCGCGGGCGGTCAGGTCCGCGATGGTGCGCAGGTTCTCGCTCGGGTCACCGGTGGCGGTGAACTGCGCTCCGGCCAGGCGAAGGCGCTGTCCTGAGGTGTGACGAAGGAGCCTCGAAGGGGAGTCGGGTGCCATACCGTCCACCCTAGGCTGGGCGGTATGGCGACTCTCTTCACCAAGATCATCACCGGCAAGATCCCCGGCCGCTTCGTCTGGTCGGACGAGACGTGCGTGGCCTTCCTGACCATCGACCCCCTGACCGACGGACACACCATGGTCGTCTCCCGCGAGGAGATCGAGCAGTGGACCGACGCGGATCCTGCAACGTGGTCGCACCTGCAGCGCATCGCACACATCAT from Janibacter cremeus includes these protein-coding regions:
- a CDS encoding DUF559 domain-containing protein, producing the protein MAQVLHDLGGVASRAELLTQVTEGALRRAVASGAVMRQSRGRYALPTTPRIGERAELTELAEAGRRAAHAVSGTAILLSATARWGWPTKWVPTKPQVALPRNRRVTPRVRRAFDVRFRDVPSSDREDGWVTSRVRTALDCASLLEPDEAVAVLDSALREGTVDRDELLLAAAGLAPLYRRKVDELVRFADPLAANPFESVLRWIVSDIPGLGVQPQVRVTDDDGLIGIVDLADEQLRIVIEADSFEWHGQREALERDCIRYNRLIAQGWLVLRFSWDQVMHHPERVRELVRRTVVQSYLRVRRAPPSGLAP
- a CDS encoding carbon-nitrogen hydrolase family protein, with translation MAPDSPSRLLRHTSGQRLRLAGAQFTATGDPSENLRTIADLTARAAERGARLVVHPEAAMASFAGRLDTVAEPLDGRFADGVRALAHEHGVTVVVGMFTPADAITTDEGGVLRCDGGASKGRDRTRVHNTLLVTGPGTSETTYRKVHLYDAFGSKESDTVAPGDELVTVDVEGWTVGLATCYDVRFGEQFTQLGRRGAELVVLPASWGDGPGKASQWDLLTRARAHDAQAWLLAVGQAWTKDAINGPFGIGRSALADPTGEVRARLGGGEDVLVADIDRGSVERTRATVPLL
- the gatB gene encoding Asp-tRNA(Asn)/Glu-tRNA(Gln) amidotransferase subunit GatB, which codes for MASTTTDEVLGYDEALTTFDPVMGLEVHVELGTNTKMFCGCATGFGADPNTQVCPVCLGLPGALPVVNETGVESAIRIGLALNCEIAQWCRFARKNYFYPDMPKNFQTSQYDEPIAFDGYLDVEIPARSGEGTETFRVEIERAHMEEDTGKSMHIGGSTGRIQGAEYSLVDFNRAGIPLIEIVTRPIVGAGERAPEVAKAYVSALRDLLRALDVSDVKMEQGSMRCDVNLSLRARAGDDAVAPEQLEVPLGTRSETKNVNSLRSVERAVRYEVCRHAAVLTGGGSILQETRHWHEDTGITTSGREKSDAEDYRYFPEPDLVPVAPTRERVEELRATLPEPPAERRKRLQDEWGYSDLEMRDVLNAGASELIEATVAAGAKPQSARKWWLGEPSRRANEAATDLVGYAEQVGLTPAHVAELESMVSAGRLNDKMARQVLEGVLDGEGGPTQVADARGLELVRDDGALEGAVETVIADNPDIAEKIRGGKVQAAGALIGQVMKEMKGQADAGKARALILDKLGVED
- a CDS encoding SixA phosphatase family protein: MTTSAEDRTLVLLRHASAESASAGQDDRERSLTDAGREEAQDVGRWLVEQGIGCDEVMCSPAQRTRETMAEIAAGGCAEAEVEIEHRLYNAGAEEVLAVVREAREDASVLLVVGHAPGLPAAASLLADGDGSAPAHDLLAEGFPPGAVAVLRYCGPWTELAFDSATLDRFHVPVPVS
- the gatC gene encoding Asp-tRNA(Asn)/Glu-tRNA(Gln) amidotransferase subunit GatC, producing MADLSRDDVAHLASLARIDLSGAELDTMVGELGQIITSVEAVQQAPIADVTPMSHPMPITNVTRPDEVRPSLTPQEALAGAPDSELSRFAVPRILTED
- a CDS encoding 2-hydroxyacid dehydrogenase, with protein sequence MLTVSFPDQTWLDDVGPIEGVNPIVWDPTQPPPGEDVEVFVAPYMASTAQIEPVGGKPSVRFVQLLSAGHDAALPVIPEGVALANAQGVHDAATSELAVALVLASQRGFDEFATAQAKGEWLPRHFRPGLADKRILLLGYGSVGSAIAARLAPFEVDMTAVASRARGGDDLVDRVHGIDELADLLPEQDIVVSVLPGTDATTGILGEEALSALADDALVVNVGRGPALDTQAALRHTGRLRFALDVTDPEPLPSDHPLWSEPGVIISPHTGGVTDAFRPRMVDLLRRQLRLLAVGEEPLNVVNPS
- the gatA gene encoding Asp-tRNA(Asn)/Glu-tRNA(Gln) amidotransferase subunit GatA, coding for MSDPTRMTAAALADALACGDLSSEQVTRAHLDRIEAVDETIGAYLHVSGESALAQARAVDERRAKGEDLHRLAGVPIAVKDVMTTTGIPTTAGSKMLQGWVPPYDATVVAKLKAAGLPILGKTNMDEFAMGSSTEHSAFGPTRNPWDLDRTPGGSGGGSSAAVSSWQAPFATGTDTGGSIRQPAALTGSVGVKPTYGAMSRYGLIAMASSLDQAGPCARTVMDTALLHEVMAGHDPLDSTSIDAPVPDVVGAARRADVSGMRVGIVKELTGQGFAPQVQARFDEAVQHLVDAGAEVVEVSCPNFVYALGAYYLIMPSEASSNLARFDAMRYGLRVGPQGVDAPSAEQVMAASRDAGFGAEVKRRIILGTYALSSGYYDAYYGNAQKVRRLIADDFARAFETADVLVSPTAPTTAFRFGEKTSDPTAMYAGDIATIPANLAGLPGMSLPSGLAEDGLPAGFQVLAPAMADDRLYTVGAALEQRLVSAWGGQLLQQAPDLATTKGA